The window ACTAGAGGTAAATAAAAAGAAAAAACCAAACAAAGCAATAGATAAAAGCCAAAATAAAAAAGATCCTTCTTGCCCAGCCCAAAAAGCTGTTAAAGCATAAAACAAAGGCAAAAAAGTATCAGTATAATCATGAACATAAGCATAAGAAAAATCTCTAACTCCTAAAGCATAAAGCAATATTACAGAACTTAATAAAATAAGAAAAGTTACACTTTTTTGGACATTTTCAGTCAATTTTAAATTTACTGTTACATCTTTATTAGTAAATAAAAAATAGGTACTAATACCACCATTTAACACTATAAACAATAATGCGATTAATAAAGAAAAAAAGGCAAAATAATGCATTTATTGCTCCTTTTATGTCTCTTCTAGACTATAGTCTATTTATTTTTGTATTTAGAAGGACATTTTGTAATAATAAGAGACGCCTGAAAATATTCTGGCTTCATTCTTCCTTCTACAATAACTTCAACTCCAGGTTTAAAAGTATCTGAAAGTGCTCCTTTATAAAAAATTGGAATAGATTTATGTTTATCTGTTTTATCCAAAAGATAAAAAAAAGTTTCTAAACCACCATGAGATCTTTTTAGTCCTTTTTTTCCTACGATTCCAAACAATCTTGCCTGGTTTAACTTATCTAATCCCATATTCAAGGCTTCTGACACAGTAACAAAGTATACCTTATTCTCACTAAGGGTGGAAAATGCCAAATAAAAAATAGCCCCTAAAATAAGAATAAATGCCAAAATATAATTCTTTTTCATTTTATTTCCTTAGAAATTATTTTTTTCCTTCTTTCTCTGGCTAGCTGACGCATATCTACTACTTCATCCGTTTCGTCAATAATTTCTTTGCCTAAAATTTCCTCTAAAACATCTTCAAGAGTCACAAGACCTGCTACACCTCCATATTCATCTAAAACAATAAATAAATGCATTCTGGTTTCTAAAAGTCTAACCAAAAGTCTATCCAGAGTTAAACTTTCAGGTACAAACTGCACTGGTTTCATTATTTCTACTAAGGTCAAGTTGTGTTTATCTTCTGCAAGTGTAGATAACAAATCTCTTCTTAAAACAATTCCTACAATATCTTCTATATCGTTTTCATAAACAGGAATTCTACTATGCGGTAGAATTTTTTTCTTTTCCAAAGCTTCCTTTACTGTAATATGAGCTGGCAAACAAAACATTACGGTTCTAGGAGTCATTATATCTTTAACGGTTTTTTTATCTAACATTAAAATATTTTGAATAGATTCTTCTTCATAAGGCTTAATAATTCCTGACCTTCTTCCAAGACTTAATACAGCCAAAACATCTTCTTCAGTAGCTGTGTATTTCCCCTTTCTTTTTTCTATAAAAAAAACAAGAGCTTGAAAAAGACGAATAAGAGGTTTTAAGACAATAATAATTCCATATAAAGGATAAGTAATAAGGGGTACTATTTTATCATTATAAACTACTCCAATCGTCTTGGGGATAATTTCTGAGAAAATTAAGATCGTTATGGTAAAAATCAAAGAAAAAAAGAAAACACTTTGTTCTCCAAATACCTCTGAAGCTGCAGCACCGGCAATAGCAGCGCCTGCAGTATTAGCTATGGTATTTAAAGTAAGAATAGCAGTAATAGGTTGCTCTATATTAGAACGCAAGTTTTCTAACAACTTGCCCAACTTCGGGCTCTTTTCTTTTAAACGCTC is drawn from Desulfonauticus submarinus and contains these coding sequences:
- a CDS encoding cytochrome c maturation protein CcmE; its protein translation is MKKNYILAFILILGAIFYLAFSTLSENKVYFVTVSEALNMGLDKLNQARLFGIVGKKGLKRSHGGLETFFYLLDKTDKHKSIPIFYKGALSDTFKPGVEVIVEGRMKPEYFQASLIITKCPSKYKNK
- a CDS encoding hemolysin family protein, which produces MTKLGLAFFLAVVISALCSIAEAALYSVSWGSIERLKEKSPKLGKLLENLRSNIEQPITAILTLNTIANTAGAAIAGAAASEVFGEQSVFFFSLIFTITILIFSEIIPKTIGVVYNDKIVPLITYPLYGIIIVLKPLIRLFQALVFFIEKRKGKYTATEEDVLAVLSLGRRSGIIKPYEEESIQNILMLDKKTVKDIMTPRTVMFCLPAHITVKEALEKKKILPHSRIPVYENDIEDIVGIVLRRDLLSTLAEDKHNLTLVEIMKPVQFVPESLTLDRLLVRLLETRMHLFIVLDEYGGVAGLVTLEDVLEEILGKEIIDETDEVVDMRQLARERRKKIISKEIK